The Bombus huntii isolate Logan2020A chromosome 1, iyBomHunt1.1, whole genome shotgun sequence genome contains a region encoding:
- the LOC126864189 gene encoding hamartin isoform X4: protein MNINSIGIADLFNLLESNKLAEVEEIKKVFHELFLSTKDNWLVNGLFDYYLSTNSLRAVEVLAGVRDPHDKHLLDRLSEALSKSGSSSQRIQTLTLLGHIARRQPTWLYKLASHTLFRDLLRLLKMEANTLSLMSALLLLVMLLPMLPAALGPYLTEIFEVFGRLASYYYHQLSSVFSSPVRFTSTTITGTIDKNHLYLLHLQVGLYNLFHRLYAMYPCNFISYLRQQQQDQPATFIHTIRPMLDSVRMHPLLVTASKDTEISAARWKKMEHHDVIAECGRFTLDKCREEVFRTTNSRSTPPLVHVLDYSSICTPINISGGIAPSEISNGEDDTFWSPSMTVPPHSPQFPVTSHEQRSTPSTPNNNRSGTSPPEAAVEATPETTPVKDLRKMPKPTGSCAVRALTGFGNGTVGSSSRPSTPIPLNPSVSGTIIGSGDTNNAHGFFSHKLSKIIADRQAISQTKSSINVDEDGRFPEMNTNQNGKNDSWQEDQEIRESKSCPDIKVHKKLEDTATQTSDLLPYEDLLLGILEQKTQMNLQKRSVQDTEFRLSPTAMLDRYVETCTHGSNYSGEKMRTNAIKQKQRKENGGEDEVAEEDTFDVECASQLLQLMQMQLQFERQRREVHAERNRRLLGKLRDSRALEEHNYALTDRLKIMEKEVESLKTELERNKREACQAEDQYKDALHHWQTKCVEEQRQNQILKDRLESVEVKLKNEQKKVADCEQRIQSTEASLFDAGHQLRVALKAANRSKELERTLDTVQKKFLLLAEAQTKLQESTGGLSPMTKQEVTQIQKSYAEELTNLRRQLESRISLVEALKIRLTELENKEARKEAQLVELQRLLQETKDQHEAELEAVESKYKAQAEINLLLEGRILELHGTLEAATCSNTTVNNLASSASPKERSPPLSASLASSSEGSLAFIHSGTGIIMNDCCDTAGEIPNLQAIVEPVPSQATSPSRQNQQRRNPKQD, encoded by the exons ATGAACATTAATTCAATAGGCATAGCTGATCTGTTTAATTTATTGGAATCCAACAAACTTGCGGAGgtagaagaaataaaaaaagtattcCATGAACTTTTTTTATCTA cAAAAGACAATTGGTTGGTAAATGGTCTTTTTGATTATTATCTGTCCACAAATTCCTTAAGAGCTGTTGAGGTATTAGCTGGTGTTCGTGATCCACATGACAAGCATCTCTTAGATCGTTTGTCGGAAGCTCTTTCCAAATCTGGAAGTAGCAGCCAAAGAATTCAAACCCTTACTTTGTTAGGTCATATTGCCCGTCGTCAGCCAACTTGGTTATACAAGCTTGCCAGTCATACCTTATTTCGAGATTTACTTAGGTTACTTAAG ATGGAAGCAAATACATTATCTCTTATGAGTGCGCTTCTTCTCTTGGTGATGTTATTACCAATGTTACCTGCTGCTTTAGGGCCATACCTCACAGAAATTTTTGAAGTATTTGGTCGATTGGCctcttattattatcatcagtTATCATCCGTATTTTCATCTCCTGTGCGTTTTACTTCAACAACAATAACAGGGACAATAGATAAGaatcatttatatttattacatttgcAA GTGGgactatataatttatttcacagaTTATATGCCATGTATCCTTGCAACTTCATTTCATATTTGAGACAACAACAACAAGATCAACCTGCTACTTTTATCCATACAATTAGACCAATGCTAGATTCTGTGCGCATGCACCCTTTACTTGTTACTGCATCTAAAGATACAGAGATTTCTGCTGCTAG ATGGAAAAAGATGGAGCATCATGATGTTATAGCAGAATGCGGTCGTTTTACATTAGATAAATGTCGAGAAGAAGTATTTCGTACTACGAATTCGCGTTCTACGCCACCTTTAG TACATGTTCTAGATTACTCTTCTATATGTACTCCAATAAATATTAGTGGAGGGATAGCACCATCAGAAATCAGTAATGGTGAAGATGATACGTTTTGGTCGCCGAGTATGACAGTGCCGCCACATAGTCCGCAATTTCCAGTTACATCTCATGAACAACGGTCTACTCCTTCAACACCTAACAATAACAGAAGCGGTACGTCTCCACCAGAAGCTGCAGTCGAAGCCACTCCAGAAACAACTCCTGTTAAG GATTTACGAAAGATGCCGAAACCTACTGGTTCTTGCGCAGTTCGTGCTCTTACTGGATTTGGTAATGGCACAGTAGGATCAAGTTCACGACCATCCACACCAATCCCTTTAAATCCGTCTGTATCTGGCACCATAATTGGAAGTGGGGATACAAATAATGCACATGGATTTTTTTCGCACAAGCTAAGTAAAATCATCGCAGATAGACAAGCCATTAGTCAAACCAAGTCATCTATCAACGTTGATGAAGATGGAAGATTTCCAGAAATGAACACAAATCAAAATGGGAAAAACGATTCTTGGCAAGAAGATCAAGAG ATTCGAGAAAGCAAATCTTGTCCTGATATCAAAGTTCATAAAAAACTGGAAGATACAGCAACCCAAACATCCGATTTGCTTCCATATGAAGATTTATTGCTAGGAATTTTGGAACAAAAGACGCAAAtgaatttacaaaaacgtTCTGTACAAGATACCGAATTTAGATTATCACCAACTGCAATGCTTGATCGATATGTTGAAACTTGCACGCACGGTAGTAATTATTCTGGCGAAAAAATGA GGACAAATGCAATTAAgcagaaacaaagaaaagaaaatggtGGGGAAGATGAAGTAGCAGAAGAAGATACTTTCGATGTCGAATGTGCGAGTCAGTTGTTACAGCTTATGCAAATGCAACTACAGTTCGAACGACAACGTAGAGAAGTACATGCCGAACGTAATCGACGGCTTCTTGGCAAACTAAGGGATTCGCGTGCGTTAGAAGAACATAATTATGCTTTG ACTGatcgtttaaaaataatggaaaaagaaGTAGAGAGTTTAAAAACTGAATTAGAACGTAACAAGAGAGAAGCTTGTCAAGCTGAAGATCAATATAAAGATGCATTACACCACTGGCAAACTAAG TGTGTAGAAGAACAACGACAGAATCAAATATTGAAGGATCGTCTTGAATCTGTGGAAGTCAAACTAAAGAATGAACAAAAAAAGGTAGCAGACTGTGAACAGCGGATTCAGTCTACGGAGGCTTCCCTGTTCGATGCAGGTCATCAACTAAGAGTAGCTTTAAAAGCTGCAAATCGCAGTAAAGAGCTAGAACGTACTCTTGATACTGTAcagaagaaatttcttttacttgCAGag GCACAAACAAAATTACAAGAAAGTACAGGGGGTCTTTCACCAATGACAAAACAAGAAGTAACACAAATACAAAAATCATACGCAGAAGAATTAACTA ATTTACGACGACAGTTGGAGTCGCGAATATCTCTTGTAGAAGCTTTGAAAATACGTTTAACTGAACTAGAAAACAAAGAAGCACGAAAAGAAGCGCAACTTGTAGAACTGCAACGGCTTTTACAAGAAACAAAAGATCAACACGAAGCTGAATTGGAAGCCGTCGAGTCAAAATATAAAGCACAAGCTGAAATAAACCTTCTTCTCGAAGGCCGTATACTTGAACTTCATGGAACATTAGAAGCAGCAACTTGTAGTAATACTACTGTAAACAATTTAGCTTCTTCAGCATCGCCTAAAGAAAGATCACCTCCATTGTCGGCTAGTTTAGCCTCTTCCAGTGAGGGAAGTCTTGCCTTTATTCATTCAGGTACTGGAATTATAATGAATGACTGCTGTGATACCGCAGGCGAAATTCCTAATCTTCAAGCTATCGTCGAACCTGTGCCAAGCCAGGCTACTTCACCATCTCGTCAAAATCAGCAAAGACGGAATCCTAAACAAGACTAA
- the LOC126864189 gene encoding hamartin isoform X3 produces the protein MNINSIGIADLFNLLESNKLAEVEEIKKVFHELFLSTKDNWLVNGLFDYYLSTNSLRAVEVLAGVRDPHDKHLLDRLSEALSKSGSSSQRIQTLTLLGHIARRQPTWLYKLASHTLFRDLLRLLKMEANTLSLMSALLLLVMLLPMLPAALGPYLTEIFEVFGRLASYYYHQLSSVFSSPVRFTSTTITGTIDKNHLYLLHLQVGLYNLFHRLYAMYPCNFISYLRQQQQDQPATFIHTIRPMLDSVRMHPLLVTASKDTEISAARWKKMEHHDVIAECGRFTLDKCREEVFRTTNSRSTPPLVHVLDYSSICTPINISGGIAPSEISNGEDDTFWSPSMTVPPHSPQFPVTSHEQRSTPSTPNNNRSGTSPPEAAVEATPETTPVKDLRKMPKPTGSCAVRALTGFGNGTVGSSSRPSTPIPLNPSVSGTIIGSGDTNNAHGFFSHKLSKIIADRQAISQTKSSINVDEDGRFPEMNTNQNGKNDSWQEDQEVLEIVSSQTTGKFESSKLVEQQEHHNEKMQNAFADLSQKIRESKSCPDIKVHKKLEDTATQTSDLLPYEDLLLGILEQKTQMNLQKRSVQDTEFRLSPTAMLDRYVETCTHGSNYSGEKMRTNAIKQKQRKENGGEDEVAEEDTFDVECASQLLQLMQMQLQFERQRREVHAERNRRLLGKLRDSRALEEHNYALTDRLKIMEKEVESLKTELERNKREACQAEDQYKDALHHWQTKCVEEQRQNQILKDRLESVEVKLKNEQKKVADCEQRIQSTEASLFDAGHQLRVALKAANRSKELERTLDTVQKKFLLLAEAQTKLQESTGGLSPMTKQEVTQIQKSYAEELTNLRRQLESRISLVEALKIRLTELENKEARKEAQLVELQRLLQETKDQHEAELEAVESKYKAQAEINLLLEGRILELHGTLEAATCSNTTVNNLASSASPKERSPPLSASLASSSEGSLAFIHSGTGIIMNDCCDTAGEIPNLQAIVEPVPSQATSPSRQNQQRRNPKQD, from the exons ATGAACATTAATTCAATAGGCATAGCTGATCTGTTTAATTTATTGGAATCCAACAAACTTGCGGAGgtagaagaaataaaaaaagtattcCATGAACTTTTTTTATCTA cAAAAGACAATTGGTTGGTAAATGGTCTTTTTGATTATTATCTGTCCACAAATTCCTTAAGAGCTGTTGAGGTATTAGCTGGTGTTCGTGATCCACATGACAAGCATCTCTTAGATCGTTTGTCGGAAGCTCTTTCCAAATCTGGAAGTAGCAGCCAAAGAATTCAAACCCTTACTTTGTTAGGTCATATTGCCCGTCGTCAGCCAACTTGGTTATACAAGCTTGCCAGTCATACCTTATTTCGAGATTTACTTAGGTTACTTAAG ATGGAAGCAAATACATTATCTCTTATGAGTGCGCTTCTTCTCTTGGTGATGTTATTACCAATGTTACCTGCTGCTTTAGGGCCATACCTCACAGAAATTTTTGAAGTATTTGGTCGATTGGCctcttattattatcatcagtTATCATCCGTATTTTCATCTCCTGTGCGTTTTACTTCAACAACAATAACAGGGACAATAGATAAGaatcatttatatttattacatttgcAA GTGGgactatataatttatttcacagaTTATATGCCATGTATCCTTGCAACTTCATTTCATATTTGAGACAACAACAACAAGATCAACCTGCTACTTTTATCCATACAATTAGACCAATGCTAGATTCTGTGCGCATGCACCCTTTACTTGTTACTGCATCTAAAGATACAGAGATTTCTGCTGCTAG ATGGAAAAAGATGGAGCATCATGATGTTATAGCAGAATGCGGTCGTTTTACATTAGATAAATGTCGAGAAGAAGTATTTCGTACTACGAATTCGCGTTCTACGCCACCTTTAG TACATGTTCTAGATTACTCTTCTATATGTACTCCAATAAATATTAGTGGAGGGATAGCACCATCAGAAATCAGTAATGGTGAAGATGATACGTTTTGGTCGCCGAGTATGACAGTGCCGCCACATAGTCCGCAATTTCCAGTTACATCTCATGAACAACGGTCTACTCCTTCAACACCTAACAATAACAGAAGCGGTACGTCTCCACCAGAAGCTGCAGTCGAAGCCACTCCAGAAACAACTCCTGTTAAG GATTTACGAAAGATGCCGAAACCTACTGGTTCTTGCGCAGTTCGTGCTCTTACTGGATTTGGTAATGGCACAGTAGGATCAAGTTCACGACCATCCACACCAATCCCTTTAAATCCGTCTGTATCTGGCACCATAATTGGAAGTGGGGATACAAATAATGCACATGGATTTTTTTCGCACAAGCTAAGTAAAATCATCGCAGATAGACAAGCCATTAGTCAAACCAAGTCATCTATCAACGTTGATGAAGATGGAAGATTTCCAGAAATGAACACAAATCAAAATGGGAAAAACGATTCTTGGCAAGAAGATCAAGAG GTTTTAGAAATTGTAAGCTCTCAAactactggaaaatttgaaagttcaAAATTAGTCGAACAACAAGAACACCATAATGAAAAAATGCAAAATGCTTTTGCAGATTTGTCTCAAAAG ATTCGAGAAAGCAAATCTTGTCCTGATATCAAAGTTCATAAAAAACTGGAAGATACAGCAACCCAAACATCCGATTTGCTTCCATATGAAGATTTATTGCTAGGAATTTTGGAACAAAAGACGCAAAtgaatttacaaaaacgtTCTGTACAAGATACCGAATTTAGATTATCACCAACTGCAATGCTTGATCGATATGTTGAAACTTGCACGCACGGTAGTAATTATTCTGGCGAAAAAATGA GGACAAATGCAATTAAgcagaaacaaagaaaagaaaatggtGGGGAAGATGAAGTAGCAGAAGAAGATACTTTCGATGTCGAATGTGCGAGTCAGTTGTTACAGCTTATGCAAATGCAACTACAGTTCGAACGACAACGTAGAGAAGTACATGCCGAACGTAATCGACGGCTTCTTGGCAAACTAAGGGATTCGCGTGCGTTAGAAGAACATAATTATGCTTTG ACTGatcgtttaaaaataatggaaaaagaaGTAGAGAGTTTAAAAACTGAATTAGAACGTAACAAGAGAGAAGCTTGTCAAGCTGAAGATCAATATAAAGATGCATTACACCACTGGCAAACTAAG TGTGTAGAAGAACAACGACAGAATCAAATATTGAAGGATCGTCTTGAATCTGTGGAAGTCAAACTAAAGAATGAACAAAAAAAGGTAGCAGACTGTGAACAGCGGATTCAGTCTACGGAGGCTTCCCTGTTCGATGCAGGTCATCAACTAAGAGTAGCTTTAAAAGCTGCAAATCGCAGTAAAGAGCTAGAACGTACTCTTGATACTGTAcagaagaaatttcttttacttgCAGag GCACAAACAAAATTACAAGAAAGTACAGGGGGTCTTTCACCAATGACAAAACAAGAAGTAACACAAATACAAAAATCATACGCAGAAGAATTAACTA ATTTACGACGACAGTTGGAGTCGCGAATATCTCTTGTAGAAGCTTTGAAAATACGTTTAACTGAACTAGAAAACAAAGAAGCACGAAAAGAAGCGCAACTTGTAGAACTGCAACGGCTTTTACAAGAAACAAAAGATCAACACGAAGCTGAATTGGAAGCCGTCGAGTCAAAATATAAAGCACAAGCTGAAATAAACCTTCTTCTCGAAGGCCGTATACTTGAACTTCATGGAACATTAGAAGCAGCAACTTGTAGTAATACTACTGTAAACAATTTAGCTTCTTCAGCATCGCCTAAAGAAAGATCACCTCCATTGTCGGCTAGTTTAGCCTCTTCCAGTGAGGGAAGTCTTGCCTTTATTCATTCAGGTACTGGAATTATAATGAATGACTGCTGTGATACCGCAGGCGAAATTCCTAATCTTCAAGCTATCGTCGAACCTGTGCCAAGCCAGGCTACTTCACCATCTCGTCAAAATCAGCAAAGACGGAATCCTAAACAAGACTAA
- the LOC126864189 gene encoding hamartin isoform X2, which translates to MNINSIGIADLFNLLESNKLAEVEEIKKVFHELFLSTKDNWLVNGLFDYYLSTNSLRAVEVLAGVRDPHDKHLLDRLSEALSKSGSSSQRIQTLTLLGHIARRQPTWLYKLASHTLFRDLLRLLKMEANTLSLMSALLLLVMLLPMLPAALGPYLTEIFEVFGRLASYYYHQLSSVFSSPVRFTSTTITGTIDKNHLYLLHLQVGLYNLFHRLYAMYPCNFISYLRQQQQDQPATFIHTIRPMLDSVRMHPLLVTASKDTEISAARWKKMEHHDVIAECGRFTLDKCREEVFRTTNSRSTPPLDYSSICTPINISGGIAPSEISNGEDDTFWSPSMTVPPHSPQFPVTSHEQRSTPSTPNNNRSGTSPPEAAVEATPETTPVKDLRKMPKPTGSCAVRALTGFGNGTVGSSSRPSTPIPLNPSVSGTIIGSGDTNNAHGFFSHKLSKIIADRQAISQTKSSINVDEDGRFPEMNTNQNGKNDSWQEDQEVLEIVSSQTTGKFESSKLVEQQEHHNEKMQNAFADLSQKVYQLRLYSQSQASTQHLNLNSLYKIRESKSCPDIKVHKKLEDTATQTSDLLPYEDLLLGILEQKTQMNLQKRSVQDTEFRLSPTAMLDRYVETCTHGSNYSGEKMRTNAIKQKQRKENGGEDEVAEEDTFDVECASQLLQLMQMQLQFERQRREVHAERNRRLLGKLRDSRALEEHNYALTDRLKIMEKEVESLKTELERNKREACQAEDQYKDALHHWQTKCVEEQRQNQILKDRLESVEVKLKNEQKKVADCEQRIQSTEASLFDAGHQLRVALKAANRSKELERTLDTVQKKFLLLAEAQTKLQESTGGLSPMTKQEVTQIQKSYAEELTNLRRQLESRISLVEALKIRLTELENKEARKEAQLVELQRLLQETKDQHEAELEAVESKYKAQAEINLLLEGRILELHGTLEAATCSNTTVNNLASSASPKERSPPLSASLASSSEGSLAFIHSGTGIIMNDCCDTAGEIPNLQAIVEPVPSQATSPSRQNQQRRNPKQD; encoded by the exons ATGAACATTAATTCAATAGGCATAGCTGATCTGTTTAATTTATTGGAATCCAACAAACTTGCGGAGgtagaagaaataaaaaaagtattcCATGAACTTTTTTTATCTA cAAAAGACAATTGGTTGGTAAATGGTCTTTTTGATTATTATCTGTCCACAAATTCCTTAAGAGCTGTTGAGGTATTAGCTGGTGTTCGTGATCCACATGACAAGCATCTCTTAGATCGTTTGTCGGAAGCTCTTTCCAAATCTGGAAGTAGCAGCCAAAGAATTCAAACCCTTACTTTGTTAGGTCATATTGCCCGTCGTCAGCCAACTTGGTTATACAAGCTTGCCAGTCATACCTTATTTCGAGATTTACTTAGGTTACTTAAG ATGGAAGCAAATACATTATCTCTTATGAGTGCGCTTCTTCTCTTGGTGATGTTATTACCAATGTTACCTGCTGCTTTAGGGCCATACCTCACAGAAATTTTTGAAGTATTTGGTCGATTGGCctcttattattatcatcagtTATCATCCGTATTTTCATCTCCTGTGCGTTTTACTTCAACAACAATAACAGGGACAATAGATAAGaatcatttatatttattacatttgcAA GTGGgactatataatttatttcacagaTTATATGCCATGTATCCTTGCAACTTCATTTCATATTTGAGACAACAACAACAAGATCAACCTGCTACTTTTATCCATACAATTAGACCAATGCTAGATTCTGTGCGCATGCACCCTTTACTTGTTACTGCATCTAAAGATACAGAGATTTCTGCTGCTAG ATGGAAAAAGATGGAGCATCATGATGTTATAGCAGAATGCGGTCGTTTTACATTAGATAAATGTCGAGAAGAAGTATTTCGTACTACGAATTCGCGTTCTACGCCACCTTTAG ATTACTCTTCTATATGTACTCCAATAAATATTAGTGGAGGGATAGCACCATCAGAAATCAGTAATGGTGAAGATGATACGTTTTGGTCGCCGAGTATGACAGTGCCGCCACATAGTCCGCAATTTCCAGTTACATCTCATGAACAACGGTCTACTCCTTCAACACCTAACAATAACAGAAGCGGTACGTCTCCACCAGAAGCTGCAGTCGAAGCCACTCCAGAAACAACTCCTGTTAAG GATTTACGAAAGATGCCGAAACCTACTGGTTCTTGCGCAGTTCGTGCTCTTACTGGATTTGGTAATGGCACAGTAGGATCAAGTTCACGACCATCCACACCAATCCCTTTAAATCCGTCTGTATCTGGCACCATAATTGGAAGTGGGGATACAAATAATGCACATGGATTTTTTTCGCACAAGCTAAGTAAAATCATCGCAGATAGACAAGCCATTAGTCAAACCAAGTCATCTATCAACGTTGATGAAGATGGAAGATTTCCAGAAATGAACACAAATCAAAATGGGAAAAACGATTCTTGGCAAGAAGATCAAGAG GTTTTAGAAATTGTAAGCTCTCAAactactggaaaatttgaaagttcaAAATTAGTCGAACAACAAGAACACCATAATGAAAAAATGCAAAATGCTTTTGCAGATTTGTCTCAAAAGGTTTATCAGCTACGTTTGTATTCTCAAAGCCAAGCTTCAACACAacatttaaatttgaattctCTTTACAAA ATTCGAGAAAGCAAATCTTGTCCTGATATCAAAGTTCATAAAAAACTGGAAGATACAGCAACCCAAACATCCGATTTGCTTCCATATGAAGATTTATTGCTAGGAATTTTGGAACAAAAGACGCAAAtgaatttacaaaaacgtTCTGTACAAGATACCGAATTTAGATTATCACCAACTGCAATGCTTGATCGATATGTTGAAACTTGCACGCACGGTAGTAATTATTCTGGCGAAAAAATGA GGACAAATGCAATTAAgcagaaacaaagaaaagaaaatggtGGGGAAGATGAAGTAGCAGAAGAAGATACTTTCGATGTCGAATGTGCGAGTCAGTTGTTACAGCTTATGCAAATGCAACTACAGTTCGAACGACAACGTAGAGAAGTACATGCCGAACGTAATCGACGGCTTCTTGGCAAACTAAGGGATTCGCGTGCGTTAGAAGAACATAATTATGCTTTG ACTGatcgtttaaaaataatggaaaaagaaGTAGAGAGTTTAAAAACTGAATTAGAACGTAACAAGAGAGAAGCTTGTCAAGCTGAAGATCAATATAAAGATGCATTACACCACTGGCAAACTAAG TGTGTAGAAGAACAACGACAGAATCAAATATTGAAGGATCGTCTTGAATCTGTGGAAGTCAAACTAAAGAATGAACAAAAAAAGGTAGCAGACTGTGAACAGCGGATTCAGTCTACGGAGGCTTCCCTGTTCGATGCAGGTCATCAACTAAGAGTAGCTTTAAAAGCTGCAAATCGCAGTAAAGAGCTAGAACGTACTCTTGATACTGTAcagaagaaatttcttttacttgCAGag GCACAAACAAAATTACAAGAAAGTACAGGGGGTCTTTCACCAATGACAAAACAAGAAGTAACACAAATACAAAAATCATACGCAGAAGAATTAACTA ATTTACGACGACAGTTGGAGTCGCGAATATCTCTTGTAGAAGCTTTGAAAATACGTTTAACTGAACTAGAAAACAAAGAAGCACGAAAAGAAGCGCAACTTGTAGAACTGCAACGGCTTTTACAAGAAACAAAAGATCAACACGAAGCTGAATTGGAAGCCGTCGAGTCAAAATATAAAGCACAAGCTGAAATAAACCTTCTTCTCGAAGGCCGTATACTTGAACTTCATGGAACATTAGAAGCAGCAACTTGTAGTAATACTACTGTAAACAATTTAGCTTCTTCAGCATCGCCTAAAGAAAGATCACCTCCATTGTCGGCTAGTTTAGCCTCTTCCAGTGAGGGAAGTCTTGCCTTTATTCATTCAGGTACTGGAATTATAATGAATGACTGCTGTGATACCGCAGGCGAAATTCCTAATCTTCAAGCTATCGTCGAACCTGTGCCAAGCCAGGCTACTTCACCATCTCGTCAAAATCAGCAAAGACGGAATCCTAAACAAGACTAA